ATCGCGGTGGTGATCATCCCGGTGGCGACGGCGACGAGCCCGGACGCCGCGAGGTCGGTGCCGGATGCTTCGGTCAACGGGCCCCGGCCGAGGATCGCCATCACCGACACGAAGCCGAGCCCCGCCCCGATGACCGACCCGACGCTGGCGAACGCAACCGTCCGATAGGCGAGCATGCGCAGCAGGTGACCACGGTGCGCGCCACGGACGCGCAGGTTCGCCTGCTCGCGCCGCTGGGTGCTCGCGAGGATGCTGCCGGCGTACGCGGCGAGGAACGCGGCGAGGACGACGCCGGGCAGCCCCAGGAAGACGAACATCCGCTTGCCCACCACTGCGTCGTCCCGTGCCACCTCCAGCGTGTTCGAGATGTTGTCGATGAGGTACTGCTGCCCCGGGGCGAGGCGACCGACGGACCGGGCGATCGACTTGGTCTGTGCCAAGGCACGCGCGGGGTCGGCGTGGAGGCGCGACCGGTCGACGAGCACGTCGACCTCCGACACCGGGACGTTCCTCACCAGGCTCCCGCGCGCCGCGCTCGCGGCCCGGAAGGCGGGGACGACCCGGCTCCGGAACGTCGAAGGGCTGACGATGATCGCGTCGGGGACGTAGAGGAAGTCCTCGAGCTTGCTCGACTTGCGGCTGGAGAAGAGCGGGTTCGCCCGGGCCAGGTCGACGACACCGCTGACGGGCAGCGCGAGCGGGTCGGGATCGCCGGGGACGCTCAACCCGACTGTCGCGCCGGGCGGGGCGGCGAGCGCGCGGGAGGCCTCCGCGCTCAACAGCGCGGCTCCCGGCGCGAAGGACCCGACGGCTACCCGGATCGAGGGATGGTGGGCCTGGTAACGCGCGTCGAAGCCGAAGACCCGCACGGCATCGCCGGCAGTTGCGCCGCCGGCACGAAGCGAGCCGGGCGGGAGGTCGACGAACGACAGCGCGTCGGCCGCGGCGACGCCCGGGATCCGGGCAACGCGGGCGCGGAGTTGCTCCAGCGTCAGTTGCGCGGGGGCGTTGGGCGGGATGGGCACCACGTTCTCGCGGCTCGAGACCCTGCCTCGCAGGGCGAGCGCGCCGACCCGGCTCACGCTCCGCGTCGCTCGGGCGACGTAGGTGAGCGTGATCCGCTGCTGGGGGAGGAGCGTTCCGACGTTCAGACCGGAGCGTGCCAGACCCTGGGCCAGGGGGATCTGCCCGGACCGGTCGGGAAGCGCCGCGTCGTTCGACGTCGTCGTGTCGTGCACGTAGGAGAGAGGCGGCGGCGGCTCGTCGTTCACGACGACGTCGTTCGCAGGTTCGGCGCCATCGTTGACGACGGTGAGCGTGAACGTGACGTCCTGCCCCGGACGGAGCGCGCCCGGCGCGGACACGCGCTCCTCGAACCGGAGGCCCCGACCGAGCGGGGAGGTGAGCACCACCTGCATGTCGAGGGCGAGGGGGGAGATCGCCCGCGCGGTCATCGTCGCGCTCGAGCCGTCGACGAAGAAGAGGACGCCGGAGAAGAGCCCGACGCCGAGCGCGACGCCCACCAGCGACGCAAGCGTGCGCCGCGGGTTGCGAACCAGCTCGCGCCAGACGTAGCGGAGCATCTACTCGACGAACCGGCCGTCACGAAGGATGAGGGTCCGGTCGAGCCGCCGGGCCACCGCGGCGTCGTGGGTGACGACGACCAACGTCGTCCCGGCTCCACGCTGTGCGCCCAGCAGAAGATCGAGAACGGCCCCGGAGTTGACCTCGTCCAGCTCACCCGTGGGCTCGTCCGCGAGGATCAGGCGCGGCCGGTGGACGAGGGCACGCGCGACCGCGACCCGCTGACGCTGTCCGCCGGAGAGCTGGTCGGGGAGCTTGTCGCGCTCGTCCCCGAGGCCCAGCTCGGCGAGCAGCTCGAGGCCGCGCGCGTACCCCTCGGGATCGGAGCCGTGCAGGGCGAGCTGTAGGCCGACGTTCTCGACCGCGGTGAGGAAGGGCAGCAGGTTGTCGGATTGGAAGACGAGCCCGAGCTCGGCCCGGCGCAGGCGGGCCCGCTGGTCACCCGGCATGCGCGAGACCTCCTGTCCGCCGATCAGCACGCGGCCGGCGGTCGGAGGCTCGAGGCCACCGATCAGGCCGAGCAGGGTCGACTTCCCGCAACCACTCGGACCGGTGATGGCGAGGCTGGTGCCGGCCTCCACGTCGAGCCAGATCCCGTCGACCGCGCGGACGACACCGGCGGGCGTCGTGTAGTGCTTGACGACCGCATCGAGGGTGAGTCCTAGGGCGCGCGTCACACGGGCCCGACGTGACTCGTCAAGAGACACAGCCGTTCAAGAGCCACAGCCGTTCAAGAGACACAGCCGCTCAAGAGACACAGCCGTTCTCGAGACGCAACCGGTGGGCGGCGCGGGCGGCCAGGTCGCGGCTGTGGGTCACGAACAACACGGTCAGGCCCCGATCCCGCGACGCGTGAGAGATGACCTCCATGACCTGCTCCGCGTTCGCAGAGTCGAGCTCGCCGGTCACCTCGTCCGCGAGAAGCAGGTCCGGATCGTTCGCGAGGGCCACCGCCACGGAGACGCGCTGCGCCTCGCCGCCCGACAGGCGGCGCGGCAGATGGTGGAGCCGGTCGGCGAGGCCGAGCTCCGACAGGACGTCCCTCGCCCGGGCCCCGGCCCGCCCGCCGCCTCCGAGCTCGACCGCGAGCTCCACGTTCTCCGCCGCGGTGAGGAAGGGGATCAGGTTGTCGCTCTGGAGCATGATCCCGATGCGCCCGGCGCGGAGCCGGGCGCGATCGGTGTCGTCGAGCTCGGTGATGTCCTGCCCGTCGAAGACGACGCGACCCGATTCGGGGACCATCAGGCCCGCGATCAGGCCGAGCAGCGTCGACTTCCCGCTGCCCGACGCGCCGACGAGGCTCGTCGTCTCGCCCCGCGCGAGCTCCAGGCTCGCGCCGTGGAGCACACGCGTGACGGCCGGGCCCTCTCGATAGGTCTTCGAGACCTCGTCCACCCGCACCAGGGCCACCACCGTCGGGGCTCGAACGCTCAGGTCGACCGCGTCGCGGCCGCGGAGCCGCCGAAAACGTCCTTCGCCTCGGTTCCCGCGTGCCGGTCGATCCTCAGGGCCTCGGCGCTGATCTCGGCCAGGCCCTGCGGACTGAGCTCCGTCACGTTGATCAGCTCCTCGGTCTCCTGCTCATCGCCCGAGCGGGGCTCGGTCTTGATACCACCGACGCCCGGCGCGAAGTACTTGTTCTCCGAGCCCTCCCGGATGACGAGCACGTCGGTGTAGCACGTGAAGGGAACGCACGTCCGCTGACCGGTCTTCACGACCTCGGCGGTGGCGGTGCCCTCCCCCGGCACCTTCGCCTCGGTGAAGCTCGGCGTCCCCGTCGTCGGGTTCGCCGGCATCAGGATCCCCTTCGCGCCCCCGTTCACGCCGGTCAGCCAGGCGTCGGTGGCGTTCACGAACTGGCCGCCTTCGTAGCTCTCGGTGTACGAGCCGAGATACAGCACGTTCCCCCGCGCGTCCTCGGCCACGTAGTCGATGGCCTGCTCCGCGACCTCCCCGCCGTCGAAGTCCTGGTCGAGGACGAGCACCGCGCGTGTCCCGTCGATCTCCTTGACGACGTCGGTGACGGTGTAGACGCGGCGATGCGGAAGCCGCCGGTGGCCGCGGTTCACGAATCCCTGGCTGACCAACTGGTGCCCGGGTGTGAGCGGGAACCACTTGTTCGTGCTCTTCACCCCCGACCCGCGCCCGGGATCGACCGCGGTCGTCGGAGCGGATGTGGTCGGTACGGACGTGGACCGTGAGTCGAGCCCGGACGCGGGGGCGGATGCCGGCTTCTTCGCGGCCTTGTCGCCGCTGCACGCCGCGAGCGCCCCCGAGCAGAGCGCGGCGACCGTCGCCGCCGCAAGGAGGGCGCGTCTGCCGTCGGTGTCGAACACGCGGGACAGTCTCGCAGCCGTAACTTGAACGGGCGCTGAGAACCGGCTGTGCCGGACTCGCGATCGGTCTGATTGACTCTTGATGATCCCCGTTCCGCCCCCGATGATTGGTTCCGGCCCTTGTGGGGGGAAGAAGGCAACGCTCTTGGCTCTCGGGGAGGAGGGCTCATGCGCACGGCTGCGATGCCCACCGGACGGGACGAGCAGCCCGGCGCTCGCGGTGCCGCCCTGTTGGCCGCGCTGCTGCTGGGGGGGCAACTGCTCGCTGCGTGCGGAGGCGAGGCCGGCGCAGGCACGCGGCCGACCATCAACTTCTACATCTATCCCGACAACTCCGGGGCGGTGCAGCAGGCGGTGGACACCTGCACCAAGAGCAGCGGCGGCCGCTACGTCATCAAGTACCAGAAGCTCCCCACCGGCGCCGACGGTCAGCGCCAGCAGATGGTTCGGCGGCTGGCGGCGCGGGATAGCGCGATGGACGTGCTCGGCCTCGACGTGACGTGGGCGCCCGAGTTCGCCGGGGCGGGCTGGATCCGGGAATGGACGGGCGCCAACAAGGCGCAGGCGATGGAGGGCACGCTCAAGGGCCCCCTCGAGACGGCGAGCTACAAGGGCAAGCTCTACGGCGCCCCGTACAACAGCAACACGCAGCTGCTGTGGTACCGCTCCGACCTGGTGCCGACGCCACCGGCGACATGGGACGAGATGATCGACATGTCGATCGCCCTCGCCAAGCAGGGCAAGCCGCACTACATCGAGATACAGGGCAACCAGTACGAAGGCATCACCGTGTGGTTCAACACGCTGCTCGCGAGCGCGGGCGGGAGCGTGCTCACCGCGGACGGCAAGCGCGCCTCGCTCGGCCCGCCGGCCGTCAAGGCGCTGACGGTCATGCAGCGCCTGGCCACCTCGCAGGCCGCGGACCCGTCGTTGTCCGTCCAAATGGAGAACGACAACCGGTTGGCAATGGAGAGCGGGACGGCCGCCTTCGAGCTCAACTACCCGTTCGTGTACCCGTCGATGAAATCGAACCAGCCGCGCCTGTTCAAGAACTTCAGGTGGGCGCCGTATCCGGCGGTCATCGCCGGACAACCCGCTCACGTCACCATCGGCGGCATCAACCTGGCGGTCAGCAAGTACTCGAGCCACCCGGACGAAGCCTTTCAGGCGGCGCTCTGCCTCCGGAACCGCGCGAATCAGAAGGTCGGCGCGGTCAAGGGCGGTGTCCCGCCGTCGATCTCCGACCTGTACGACGACCCCTCGCTGCAGGCGGACTACCCGTTCCGCAAGGACATCCAGGCTTCGCTCGCCACTGCCGCGGTGCGACCGCTGACGCCCGCGTACCAGAACCTCTCGATCGTCATCTCGCACGCGGTGTCGCCGCCCGCCAGCATCAAACCGCAGAGCACGGAGAAGAAGATGGCCAGCCAGCTGAAGGACGCGCTCGTGTCGAAGG
This genomic window from Actinomycetota bacterium contains:
- a CDS encoding FtsX-like permease family protein; the encoded protein is MLRYVWRELVRNPRRTLASLVGVALGVGLFSGVLFFVDGSSATMTARAISPLALDMQVVLTSPLGRGLRFEERVSAPGALRPGQDVTFTLTVVNDGAEPANDVVVNDEPPPPLSYVHDTTTSNDAALPDRSGQIPLAQGLARSGLNVGTLLPQQRITLTYVARATRSVSRVGALALRGRVSSRENVVPIPPNAPAQLTLEQLRARVARIPGVAAADALSFVDLPPGSLRAGGATAGDAVRVFGFDARYQAHHPSIRVAVGSFAPGAALLSAEASRALAAPPGATVGLSVPGDPDPLALPVSGVVDLARANPLFSSRKSSKLEDFLYVPDAIIVSPSTFRSRVVPAFRAASAARGSLVRNVPVSEVDVLVDRSRLHADPARALAQTKSIARSVGRLAPGQQYLIDNISNTLEVARDDAVVGKRMFVFLGLPGVVLAAFLAAYAGSILASTQRREQANLRVRGAHRGHLLRMLAYRTVAFASVGSVIGAGLGFVSVMAILGRGPLTEASGTDLAASGLVAVATGMITTAIALYVPGRRSLRRDVITQRREITADPAPAWRRWRLDLLLLAAAGIAEGIALRSGAFDAPTSSVSAGEPASLPSRLLLAPIVAWLGGTLLSVRVVQAIASRLPVPAPPRFGPLIRGILTRGLRRRTWTLTTGVVGVSLVVAFGMSIAMFAAGYDDAKVADSRFVVGSDLRVTPSVLSPRDHPASFASELRVAGVSAVTPLVFKLENSVLFGRFNQDRKDMAAIDPASFGRVAALSDSFFVDQSATAAMAALRADREGLLVDSQTADELSVAPGDRVEVLLARGTKNQTLRKFHVVGRFDRFPGFPQGTNLVANLAYYRAATTSTRADFFLARTADHSHAGLARAVAALQSGPGKGDPITVESTATALDKDQSSLTALNVHGLVDLDSLYTLLMSAACMTTFVFGLMLQRRREYVTLLAQGMEARQLRALVLGEAALVALCGLATGVLVGTVMAHLLVHVLRPLFFLDPHVTFATVTTARVARLVVLPPAAALAAALAATGMLNRMRPTELLREL
- a CDS encoding ABC transporter ATP-binding protein; amino-acid sequence: MTRALGLTLDAVVKHYTTPAGVVRAVDGIWLDVEAGTSLAITGPSGCGKSTLLGLIGGLEPPTAGRVLIGGQEVSRMPGDQRARLRRAELGLVFQSDNLLPFLTAVENVGLQLALHGSDPEGYARGLELLAELGLGDERDKLPDQLSGGQRQRVAVARALVHRPRLILADEPTGELDEVNSGAVLDLLLGAQRGAGTTLVVVTHDAAVARRLDRTLILRDGRFVE
- a CDS encoding ABC transporter ATP-binding protein → MSVRAPTVVALVRVDEVSKTYREGPAVTRVLHGASLELARGETTSLVGASGSGKSTLLGLIAGLMVPESGRVVFDGQDITELDDTDRARLRAGRIGIMLQSDNLIPFLTAAENVELAVELGGGGRAGARARDVLSELGLADRLHHLPRRLSGGEAQRVSVAVALANDPDLLLADEVTGELDSANAEQVMEVISHASRDRGLTVLFVTHSRDLAARAAHRLRLENGCVS
- a CDS encoding ABC transporter substrate-binding protein, translated to MPTGRDEQPGARGAALLAALLLGGQLLAACGGEAGAGTRPTINFYIYPDNSGAVQQAVDTCTKSSGGRYVIKYQKLPTGADGQRQQMVRRLAARDSAMDVLGLDVTWAPEFAGAGWIREWTGANKAQAMEGTLKGPLETASYKGKLYGAPYNSNTQLLWYRSDLVPTPPATWDEMIDMSIALAKQGKPHYIEIQGNQYEGITVWFNTLLASAGGSVLTADGKRASLGPPAVKALTVMQRLATSQAADPSLSVQMENDNRLAMESGTAAFELNYPFVYPSMKSNQPRLFKNFRWAPYPAVIAGQPAHVTIGGINLAVSKYSSHPDEAFQAALCLRNRANQKVGAVKGGVPPSISDLYDDPSLQADYPFRKDIQASLATAAVRPLTPAYQNLSIVISHAVSPPASIKPQSTEKKMASQLKDALVSKGLIP